A stretch of the Helicobacter kayseriensis genome encodes the following:
- a CDS encoding N-6 DNA methylase has translation MKKILDCFEYLKRYQIDLFESICILLECFILKQNHQIPSLLQKAQRRQKIYESYLSALNQYVQATPPNPHLNLAKVLRVVQETPLQNLGLFFDLITQKKTNNKLFFYTTPLEVSILLNALADLQEGESLYNPCFGLGSLFLQIPKGVSIYGEELDERFVKIASLICKLNQTEATLMCNDVLKQPAFKDIDGFLQFDKIICNPPLHSHLGTNYIKEDERFRGFVSKNYPELVFFFHALVHLKTRGVFILRKGIFKNLESKFQEKLLGRLECIIDLPKNIFPYQNHDFCIVIVGKKTDKILYIDASKKHFYQKDGRYHRLTHIEEIVDLYSQRKLTCYSKTLNEIDEMFENSQSEEGVRLSQIAQIFKGKRVYGCSKDEKIEFFEIGSSDFESLGFSNHFDHLRLEGQIQKVMEYALKPYDILISWRGSFPKVTILSPKLSHLCVANMGVIVVRAQDPQNALGIYTYLFSSVGYQKLCEICTDCLEIKKLKNFVLPSNLSRHISYFGEIEKLSSKLRSIQDEITHLKDLI, from the coding sequence GTGAAAAAGATTCTAGACTGCTTTGAATATCTCAAGAGGTATCAGATAGATTTATTTGAATCTATCTGCATTCTTTTAGAATGCTTTATTTTAAAGCAAAATCATCAGATCCCCTCTCTGCTTCAGAAGGCACAAAGGCGTCAAAAAATTTATGAGAGCTATCTCTCTGCGCTCAATCAATATGTCCAAGCAACACCTCCCAATCCTCATCTCAATCTTGCTAAAGTGCTTAGAGTTGTGCAAGAAACACCATTGCAGAATCTTGGGCTTTTTTTTGACCTTATTACTCAAAAGAAAACCAACAACAAGCTTTTCTTTTATACAACTCCTCTTGAAGTGAGCATCCTGCTTAATGCTCTTGCAGATTTACAGGAAGGAGAAAGTCTATATAATCCTTGTTTTGGGCTTGGAAGTCTTTTTTTGCAGATTCCAAAAGGGGTGAGTATATATGGAGAGGAGCTAGATGAGCGATTTGTCAAGATAGCCTCTCTGATCTGCAAGCTCAATCAAACAGAAGCGACTCTAATGTGCAATGATGTCCTCAAACAACCTGCATTTAAGGATATTGATGGGTTTTTGCAGTTTGATAAGATTATCTGCAATCCTCCGCTGCACTCTCATCTTGGCACAAATTACATCAAAGAAGATGAGCGATTTCGTGGATTTGTATCCAAAAACTATCCTGAATTGGTGTTCTTTTTTCATGCGCTTGTACATCTTAAAACGCGTGGTGTGTTTATTTTGCGTAAGGGAATCTTTAAAAATCTTGAATCTAAATTTCAAGAGAAGCTTTTGGGGAGATTGGAGTGCATTATTGATCTGCCAAAGAATATTTTTCCCTATCAAAATCATGATTTTTGCATTGTGATTGTTGGGAAAAAAACAGACAAGATTCTCTATATTGATGCAAGCAAAAAACACTTCTATCAAAAGGATGGAAGATATCATCGACTAACTCATATTGAGGAAATTGTTGATCTCTACTCACAAAGAAAACTAACTTGCTATTCAAAAACACTCAATGAGATTGACGAGATGTTTGAAAACTCGCAAAGCGAAGAGGGCGTGAGGCTTTCTCAAATTGCTCAAATCTTTAAGGGCAAAAGAGTTTATGGATGCTCAAAAGATGAGAAAATTGAATTTTTTGAGATTGGGTCTAGTGATTTTGAGTCTCTTGGCTTTAGTAATCATTTTGATCATTTGAGACTTGAGGGGCAGATTCAGAAGGTTATGGAATATGCGTTAAAGCCTTATGATATTTTGATTTCTTGGAGGGGAAGCTTTCCTAAGGTTACAATTCTTTCTCCAAAATTATCTCATTTATGTGTCGCAAATATGGGGGTGATTGTTGTAAGGGCTCAAGACCCACAGAATGCTTTGGGGATTTATACCTATCTTTTTAGCTCTGTGGGATATCAAAAATTGTGTGAGATTTGCACAGATTGTCTGGAGATTAAGAAACTTAAAAATTTTGTTTTACCCTCTAATCTTTCCCGTCATATTTCTTATTTTGGTGAAATTGAAAAATTATCTTCCAAGTTGCGTTCCATCCAAGATGAAATCACTCATTTGAAGGATTTGATATGA
- a CDS encoding outer membrane beta-barrel protein yields MRKLFLICAVVVGCFAQLQVIENKPETKSGFFFGAGLGVGANAMKFAGIQNNLSYSEDQSYASFVVSAKVGGYYYFTKMIGLRYYYNLDVNFNPGESEGRAPIEGFYILSGSHTLNADAVVNVFASRNIEFAVVGGVGMGLVAGEYGGRYKTVYGPTENNFVDFEFRFNVGARVMFDQKYGLELMAKLPVTPMTQVAGDGINYRKSSPYYFTLDFVMERF; encoded by the coding sequence GTGAGAAAGTTGTTTTTGATATGTGCTGTTGTTGTGGGTTGCTTTGCTCAGTTACAGGTGATTGAAAATAAGCCTGAGACAAAATCAGGATTTTTCTTTGGCGCTGGTCTTGGTGTAGGTGCAAATGCGATGAAGTTTGCAGGGATTCAAAATAATTTGTCCTACAGTGAAGATCAAAGCTATGCTTCATTTGTTGTTTCGGCAAAAGTTGGTGGGTATTATTATTTTACGAAGATGATTGGCTTGCGTTATTACTACAATTTAGATGTCAATTTCAATCCTGGTGAGAGCGAGGGGAGAGCACCAATTGAAGGATTCTATATTCTTTCAGGATCTCATACTCTTAATGCGGATGCTGTTGTTAATGTTTTTGCAAGTAGGAATATTGAATTTGCTGTTGTGGGAGGGGTAGGAATGGGGCTTGTAGCGGGAGAATATGGCGGTCGCTATAAGACTGTTTATGGGCCTACGGAAAATAATTTTGTAGATTTTGAATTTCGCTTTAATGTAGGTGCTAGAGTTATGTTTGATCAAAAATATGGTCTTGAATTGATGGCAAAGCTTCCCGTGACTCCAATGACTCAAGTTGCTGGTGATGGAATCAATTATAGAAAATCTTCACCTTATTATTTCACGCTTGATTTTGTAATGGAGCGTTTCTAA
- a CDS encoding pilus assembly FimT family protein has translation MKRKSSLFSLNRGFSLLELVIVIAILGIIAFCAFPRFFIQESLCLYHLRNRLQKANQEFLMHYARSITENQAPKIDLVLQELTKRDDPRCYFELKDHRLVAHFDTKALEFVITPKDFSSKPKIYCQLSNQLCRNFWGKQLKK, from the coding sequence ATGAAGAGAAAATCATCCCTCTTTTCGCTCAATAGAGGGTTTAGTTTATTGGAGTTGGTGATTGTAATCGCAATTTTGGGAATCATTGCATTTTGTGCTTTCCCAAGATTCTTTATTCAAGAAAGTCTGTGTTTATATCATCTTAGAAACCGCTTGCAAAAAGCAAATCAAGAGTTTTTGATGCATTATGCTCGCTCTATTACTGAAAATCAGGCACCCAAGATTGATTTAGTGTTGCAAGAATTGACCAAAAGAGATGATCCTAGATGCTATTTTGAGCTCAAGGATCATAGGTTAGTTGCTCATTTTGACACAAAAGCACTTGAGTTTGTGATCACTCCAAAAGATTTTTCATCTAAGCCTAAAATTTATTGCCAGCTTTCCAATCAGTTGTGTCGAAATTTTTGGGGGAAGCAACTCAAAAAATAA
- a CDS encoding type II secretion system protein, which translates to MRKAFSMLELVFVIAILGILASIAIPKFSLTRGDAQSISIQSDLNQAISAIQRDVFVRNLMPSDIQGNYMIEVAGLSKSRWISVGNGIKLAKNGAIDTQNDCVVFEFVDGKNLHVQIAQVDTPLCQRLYKDYEEKIIPLFAQ; encoded by the coding sequence ATGAGAAAGGCCTTTAGTATGCTTGAGCTTGTTTTTGTGATTGCGATTTTGGGGATCTTGGCCTCTATTGCGATTCCAAAATTTTCTTTAACGCGTGGAGATGCACAAAGTATCAGTATCCAAAGCGATCTCAATCAAGCCATTAGCGCAATTCAGCGTGATGTGTTTGTGAGGAATTTGATGCCCTCTGACATTCAGGGAAACTATATGATTGAGGTGGCAGGCTTGAGCAAGTCGCGCTGGATTTCTGTTGGAAATGGAATCAAGCTTGCCAAAAATGGGGCAATTGATACTCAAAATGATTGCGTTGTGTTTGAGTTTGTTGATGGAAAAAATTTGCATGTACAAATTGCGCAAGTTGATACTCCATTGTGCCAAAGGCTCTATAAAGATTATGAAGAGAAAATCATCCCTCTTTTCGCTCAATAG
- a CDS encoding 5'-methylthioadenosine/adenosylhomocysteine nucleosidase, with amino-acid sequence MKVAILSAMREEITPFLEKYPHYSVQEVGGNTYYLVKAEGYEIILAYSKIGKVHSALSASTMILHFGAEKLIFSGVAGGLSPKLKVGDLVIANKLCQYDVDISAFGHPLGFIPESSVYIQADQKLNALAKTVAQEMGIGLHEGIIASGDSFIASAEKKKWLIETFGADAVEMEGASVANVCHLLKIPFCILRSISDSADGEADVSFDEFLESSAKISADFVEAMLKKGL; translated from the coding sequence ATGAAAGTTGCAATTTTGAGTGCGATGAGGGAGGAGATCACGCCATTTTTAGAGAAATATCCTCATTATTCTGTGCAGGAGGTGGGAGGAAATACTTATTATCTTGTGAAGGCTGAGGGATATGAGATCATCTTGGCTTATAGCAAAATTGGTAAGGTTCATTCTGCCCTAAGTGCTAGCACAATGATTTTACATTTTGGAGCAGAGAAATTGATTTTTAGTGGAGTAGCTGGCGGATTGAGTCCAAAGCTTAAGGTGGGAGATTTGGTGATTGCAAATAAGCTGTGCCAATATGACGTTGATATCAGCGCTTTTGGTCATCCTTTGGGGTTTATCCCTGAAAGTAGTGTGTATATCCAGGCAGATCAGAAGCTCAATGCTTTGGCCAAGACGGTGGCTCAAGAAATGGGGATTGGGCTGCATGAGGGGATTATTGCAAGTGGAGATAGCTTTATTGCAAGTGCTGAAAAGAAAAAATGGCTGATTGAGACTTTTGGAGCAGATGCTGTGGAAATGGAGGGTGCAAGTGTGGCAAATGTGTGCCATTTGCTTAAAATTCCTTTTTGTATTTTGAGATCTATTAGCGATAGTGCAGATGGTGAGGCAGATGTGAGCTTTGATGAGTTTTTGGAATCAAGTGCAAAAATCAGCGCAGATTTTGTAGAGGCAATGCTTAAAAAAGGGCTGTAA
- the fabD gene encoding ACP S-malonyltransferase: MKKYAFIFPGQGSQAQGMGGDFYRSFSIAKECFEQASDLLQKDMTKLLFEENDEINQTQWTQPSIFLVSYIAHKIFQSEFPLSFQLGLGHSLGELSAVSIAGGLSFENGIKLTHLRGKMMTQVCEGKDAGMMVIVGLEDEILESWSKQARERGREIWCANYNGDGQIVLAGRKKDLSESEAEIKALGAKRAMLLPMSVASHCPMLEEMRGEFEGLLEEMLIDSFCSPILSNATNELYSTKQDAKKLLSQQLIAPVFYKQGIRKIDEGVDGYIEFGHGNVLKGLNKRLSTKPTLSISDSQTLKESIEILSEGV; encoded by the coding sequence ATGAAAAAATACGCTTTTATTTTTCCAGGGCAAGGAAGTCAAGCCCAAGGAATGGGGGGAGATTTTTATCGTTCTTTTTCGATTGCAAAGGAATGTTTTGAGCAAGCAAGTGATCTTTTGCAAAAAGATATGACAAAGCTTTTGTTTGAGGAAAATGATGAGATCAATCAAACACAATGGACACAGCCCTCTATTTTTTTAGTGAGCTATATCGCACACAAAATTTTTCAAAGTGAATTTCCTCTTTCCTTTCAACTAGGATTGGGGCATTCATTGGGTGAGCTGAGTGCTGTAAGTATTGCTGGAGGCTTGAGTTTTGAGAATGGCATTAAGCTTACGCATCTTAGAGGGAAAATGATGACTCAGGTTTGTGAAGGAAAAGATGCTGGAATGATGGTGATTGTGGGCTTGGAAGATGAGATTTTAGAATCATGGAGCAAACAAGCAAGAGAAAGAGGACGTGAGATTTGGTGTGCCAACTATAATGGAGATGGACAGATTGTTTTGGCAGGCAGGAAAAAAGATTTGAGTGAAAGTGAAGCAGAGATCAAAGCCCTTGGAGCCAAGCGTGCAATGCTTTTGCCAATGTCTGTAGCAAGCCATTGTCCAATGCTGGAGGAAATGAGGGGAGAGTTTGAGGGCTTGCTTGAAGAGATGTTAATAGATTCTTTTTGTAGTCCTATTCTTTCTAATGCTACAAATGAACTTTATTCAACTAAGCAAGATGCAAAAAAGCTCCTCAGCCAACAACTAATTGCTCCTGTGTTTTACAAACAAGGAATTAGAAAAATCGATGAGGGTGTTGATGGATATATTGAGTTTGGGCATGGAAATGTGCTTAAGGGGCTAAACAAACGTTTGAGCACAAAGCCAACGCTAAGCATTTCGGATTCTCAAACTCTTAAAGAGAGCATTGAAATTTTAAGTGAGGGGGTATAG
- a CDS encoding DMT family transporter — protein sequence MAFEWRFVFLALLAESFIIYASVLVKMIDLSPIMVGFYRVALAMPIFGLLALKKTNIFKTPWRDMALMVFAGVLFGLDLVFFNLALHRTSVANVNLFASLVCFILVPIGAIFFGEKVKSGFIVGACVSFLGVVMLVKGKGGESVATPLGDLFAFISMVCYSVFLALVFGLRKKYSTMHLFFFASLGSSLVLLGLGWHLEGFSIPQDAKTWGIMLAIVVCGQILGQGFFGYIMGKIPAQVSSLLLLFSPVVAATMGYVFLQEKLGWIEMLGIFVIIFGVYLAQKKK from the coding sequence ATGGCATTTGAATGGAGATTTGTATTTCTTGCGCTTTTGGCCGAATCATTTATTATTTATGCAAGTGTCCTTGTAAAGATGATTGATCTCTCTCCAATTATGGTGGGTTTTTATCGCGTGGCTTTGGCAATGCCCATTTTTGGATTGCTTGCTTTAAAAAAAACAAATATCTTCAAAACTCCTTGGAGAGATATGGCACTAATGGTGTTTGCCGGAGTGTTATTTGGGCTTGATTTAGTGTTTTTTAATCTTGCACTTCATCGCACAAGTGTGGCTAATGTGAATCTTTTTGCCTCTTTGGTGTGCTTTATCCTAGTGCCAATTGGAGCGATATTTTTTGGAGAAAAGGTCAAGTCGGGATTTATTGTTGGTGCTTGTGTTTCGTTTTTGGGTGTTGTGATGTTAGTGAAAGGGAAAGGCGGAGAGAGTGTTGCCACGCCCTTAGGCGATCTTTTTGCTTTTATCAGTATGGTTTGCTATAGTGTTTTTCTAGCCCTTGTGTTTGGATTGCGTAAGAAATACAGCACAATGCATCTGTTTTTCTTTGCTTCACTAGGTTCAAGTCTTGTTTTGCTAGGCTTGGGGTGGCATCTTGAAGGATTTTCTATCCCTCAAGATGCTAAAACATGGGGGATTATGCTTGCTATTGTAGTGTGTGGGCAGATTTTGGGACAAGGGTTTTTTGGATATATTATGGGAAAAATCCCTGCTCAAGTTTCTTCTCTTCTTCTCTTGTTTTCTCCTGTTGTAGCGGCAACTATGGGATATGTGTTTTTGCAAGAAAAATTGGGTTGGATTGAAATGTTGGGAATCTTTGTCATTATCTTTGGGGTTTACTTAGCTCAGAAGAAAAAATAA
- a CDS encoding ADP-ribosyltransferase, whose amino-acid sequence MKKVFCITLIAILQGFCFAGNIADFNTTGYKKFYSGNEAITWWSNLYNGLKLSEEEKKTIYSYTYGNFVVINNKLRSGDPLSSLSSEQKQMVAILDKALSKTIIFEDTLTYRYEDLSFLSRLLGQDVVFSHIYKDGKFLDSAKSYLDPIKSKRYQDYGFMSTTLIRNSVFQHRIVELAIKVPKYSLAMFVSIKGLAAFSTQYELLFPRDRILTIEDYKISEDRKKISILVAMDGPCYLGKPCIMKKADNLRQPPKENKLNISTKQEKSGQN is encoded by the coding sequence ATGAAGAAAGTTTTCTGTATCACATTGATTGCAATACTTCAGGGTTTTTGTTTTGCTGGAAATATTGCAGATTTTAATACGACTGGTTATAAAAAATTTTATAGTGGAAATGAGGCAATTACTTGGTGGAGTAATCTCTACAATGGATTGAAACTTAGTGAGGAAGAGAAAAAAACAATCTATAGCTATACCTATGGAAATTTTGTTGTCATCAATAACAAATTGCGTTCAGGAGATCCTCTATCTTCACTAAGTAGCGAACAAAAACAGATGGTTGCAATCCTTGATAAAGCCCTATCAAAAACAATTATTTTTGAAGACACTCTCACTTATCGATATGAAGATCTTTCATTTCTTTCAAGATTGCTTGGGCAAGATGTTGTTTTTAGCCACATTTATAAAGATGGAAAATTTCTAGATTCTGCTAAAAGCTACCTTGATCCCATAAAAAGCAAAAGATACCAAGACTATGGCTTTATGTCTACCACTCTTATTAGAAATAGTGTTTTTCAACATCGCATCGTAGAATTAGCCATCAAAGTTCCAAAATATTCTCTTGCAATGTTTGTATCTATCAAGGGTTTAGCTGCGTTTTCTACTCAATATGAATTGCTTTTTCCAAGAGATAGAATCTTGACAATTGAAGACTATAAAATATCTGAGGATAGGAAAAAGATCAGCATTCTTGTTGCAATGGATGGACCCTGCTATTTGGGAAAACCTTGCATCATGAAAAAAGCAGATAATCTAAGACAACCACCCAAAGAAAATAAGCTTAACATCAGCACTAAGCAAGAAAAAAGTGGGCAAAATTAG
- a CDS encoding DNA-methyltransferase, whose protein sequence is MNNLLNQKLDFCGLKLLSQIENESVALAFFDPQYRGVLDKMKYGNEGERQKGRSELVQMSEETIIAFIIEIHRVLKPSSYLMLWIDKFHLCEGVREWLEGTSFQSVDLITWDKGKMGMGYRTRRQSEYLLVLQKKPIKAKGTWNLHNIRDVWSEKLPQEEIKLHPHSKPKGLQKALIQSCTKEGDIVLDPAAGSFSVFECCKELGRNFIGTNLSN, encoded by the coding sequence ATGAATAATTTGCTAAATCAAAAGCTTGATTTTTGTGGATTAAAACTTCTTTCACAGATTGAAAATGAAAGTGTTGCCTTGGCTTTCTTTGATCCTCAATATCGTGGGGTGTTGGACAAGATGAAATATGGCAATGAGGGAGAGAGGCAAAAGGGCAGATCGGAGCTTGTGCAAATGAGTGAAGAAACCATTATTGCTTTTATCATAGAAATTCACAGGGTGTTAAAGCCAAGCAGTTATTTGATGCTTTGGATTGATAAGTTTCATCTTTGTGAGGGTGTGCGGGAATGGCTAGAGGGGACAAGTTTTCAGAGCGTGGATCTCATCACTTGGGATAAGGGCAAGATGGGGATGGGTTATCGCACAAGGCGACAAAGTGAGTATTTGCTAGTCTTGCAAAAAAAACCCATCAAAGCCAAAGGCACTTGGAATCTTCATAATATCCGCGATGTCTGGAGTGAGAAGCTCCCTCAAGAGGAGATCAAGCTCCATCCTCATAGCAAACCCAAAGGCTTGCAAAAAGCACTCATACAATCATGCACAAAAGAAGGGGATATCGTGCTAGATCCTGCAGCTGGGAGCTTTAGCGTGTTTGAGTGCTGTAAGGAACTAGGAAGGAATTTTATAGGAACCAACCTATCTAATTAA
- a CDS encoding DpnI domain-containing protein, whose protein sequence is MLQTLDLSVGKGYKNKSQIIRNVTEKWVEDYGFCPQCAGALGQCPNNSPVADFYCKYCGKIFELKAKNGKVGAKINDGAYTTMISRITSNTNPDFFFLNYDSKMRIKNFFAIPNFFFTPRIIEQRKPLALTAKRAGWVGCNILLDQIPESGKLFYIQNYKIESRERILKKYQNIVFVETQKSKGWIFDIMHCIEKLKKNVFSLSDLYVYGKELQQKYPQNNNIQAKIRQQVQFLRDRGYLDFLGNGVYCLR, encoded by the coding sequence ATGTTGCAAACTCTTGATTTAAGTGTTGGGAAGGGATATAAAAATAAGTCACAAATCATTAGGAATGTGACTGAAAAATGGGTAGAGGATTATGGTTTTTGTCCTCAATGTGCAGGTGCTTTGGGGCAATGCCCCAACAATTCTCCCGTTGCAGATTTTTATTGCAAATATTGTGGAAAGATTTTTGAACTCAAAGCAAAAAATGGAAAAGTGGGGGCAAAAATCAATGATGGTGCTTATACGACAATGATTTCTAGAATTACATCAAATACAAATCCTGATTTCTTCTTTCTTAATTATGATTCTAAGATGAGGATTAAAAATTTTTTTGCCATTCCAAATTTCTTTTTTACACCTCGGATTATTGAACAGAGAAAACCTTTAGCTCTAACAGCAAAAAGAGCAGGGTGGGTTGGATGCAATATCTTATTGGATCAGATTCCCGAGAGCGGAAAACTCTTTTACATCCAGAACTACAAGATAGAGAGTCGAGAGAGGATTTTAAAAAAGTATCAAAATATTGTTTTCGTTGAAACTCAAAAATCTAAAGGATGGATTTTTGATATTATGCATTGTATTGAGAAGTTAAAAAAGAATGTTTTTTCATTATCTGATTTGTATGTTTATGGGAAAGAGTTACAACAAAAGTACCCTCAAAATAATAATATTCAAGCCAAAATTCGCCAACAAGTACAATTTTTGAGAGATAGGGGATATCTAGATTTCCTTGGAAATGGAGTTTATTGTTTAAGATAA
- the guaA gene encoding glutamine-hydrolyzing GMP synthase — translation MQIEILVLDFGSQYTQLIARRLREFGVYTEIVPYFESLESIRAKQPKGIILSGGPASVYEEGAYKPDCGVFDLGIPVLGICYGMQYIADFFGGSVVRAEHQEFGKATLELMSGGGIFEGVKQESIVWMSHADKVEKIPQGFIELAKSGNTHYCAIAHQERKIYALQFHPEVVHSECGGEMLKNFAVKICGANTEWNMHHFAETEIVKLKEIAKDGKVLCAVSGGVDSSVVATLLYRAIGERVIPVFVDHGLLRAGEREAVEEMFRENLGVPLITVDASEIFLGKLKGVRDPEMKRKIIGETFIEVFEAEAKKHNSNGEIRFLAQGTLYPDVIESVSVKGPSKTIKSHHNVGGLPDWMKFELIEPLRELFKDEVRALGRELGMPESMLMRHPFPGPGLAIRIMGEVNSKDLELLRKADTIFLEELHRSGCYDKVWQAFCVLLNVKSVGVMGDNRTYDNTICVRAVEALDGMTATFAHLPHELLESISNRIINEVEGINRVVYDITSKPPGTIEWE, via the coding sequence ATGCAGATTGAAATTTTGGTATTGGATTTTGGGAGTCAATATACACAACTCATCGCAAGAAGATTGCGTGAATTTGGTGTTTATACCGAGATCGTCCCCTATTTTGAAAGTCTAGAGAGTATTAGAGCTAAGCAACCTAAGGGGATTATTTTGAGCGGGGGTCCGGCAAGTGTGTATGAAGAGGGGGCATATAAGCCTGATTGTGGTGTATTTGATCTTGGAATCCCTGTACTTGGAATCTGTTATGGAATGCAATATATCGCTGATTTTTTTGGTGGGAGTGTTGTGAGGGCGGAACATCAAGAGTTTGGCAAAGCTACACTTGAATTAATGAGTGGGGGAGGAATCTTTGAGGGGGTGAAGCAAGAGAGCATTGTATGGATGAGTCATGCAGATAAAGTCGAGAAAATCCCACAAGGCTTTATAGAACTTGCAAAAAGTGGCAATACGCATTATTGCGCGATTGCTCATCAGGAGCGGAAAATCTATGCCCTGCAGTTTCATCCAGAAGTCGTGCATAGCGAGTGCGGAGGGGAGATGCTCAAAAACTTTGCAGTCAAAATCTGTGGAGCAAACACAGAGTGGAATATGCATCACTTTGCAGAAACAGAGATTGTCAAACTCAAAGAGATCGCCAAAGATGGTAAGGTGCTTTGTGCGGTGAGTGGTGGGGTGGATTCTAGTGTGGTGGCGACATTGCTTTATCGTGCGATTGGTGAGAGGGTGATCCCTGTGTTTGTTGATCATGGATTGCTTCGAGCCGGTGAGAGAGAAGCGGTGGAGGAGATGTTTAGAGAAAATCTTGGTGTGCCACTGATTACTGTGGATGCAAGTGAGATTTTCCTAGGCAAACTTAAGGGTGTACGAGATCCTGAAATGAAGCGCAAAATCATCGGAGAAACTTTTATTGAAGTATTTGAAGCTGAAGCTAAGAAGCATAATAGCAATGGAGAGATTAGATTCCTTGCTCAAGGCACGCTCTATCCTGATGTGATCGAATCTGTGAGTGTCAAAGGGCCAAGTAAAACCATCAAATCTCATCACAATGTGGGGGGATTGCCTGATTGGATGAAATTTGAGCTTATCGAGCCACTTAGAGAGCTATTTAAAGATGAGGTGAGGGCGCTTGGAAGAGAGCTTGGGATGCCCGAATCGATGCTTATGCGACATCCCTTCCCTGGACCTGGGCTTGCTATCCGTATCATGGGTGAAGTCAATAGCAAGGATTTGGAGCTATTGCGCAAGGCAGATACGATCTTTTTGGAAGAGTTGCATAGGAGTGGATGCTATGATAAGGTGTGGCAGGCCTTTTGCGTGCTTTTAAATGTTAAGAGCGTAGGAGTGATGGGAGATAATCGCACGTATGATAATACGATCTGCGTGCGTGCAGTGGAAGCTCTAGATGGGATGACAGCGACTTTTGCCCATCTTCCTCATGAGCTTTTGGAATCTATCTCTAATCGCATCATCAATGAAGTAGAGGGAATCAATCGCGTAGTGTATGATATCACTTCTAAACCCCCAGGTACAATTGAGTGGGAGTAG
- a CDS encoding type II asparaginase yields the protein MKAKTIILYLLLGASLLFGKPTIYILATGGTIAGAGTGKDATTSSYDSGKVLIQTILQALPADEISQYANLKSEQILQKGSQDITPSDWITIAKRVNDLLQQKDIDGIVITHGTDTIEETAMFLQLVIKSNKPVVLVGAMRPSTAISADGPKNLFDGIVLASSQESRGKGVMVTANGNIFSASDITKSNPVHLDTFKPANIGILGYMWNNQPYFLRTSNQLHTLNSQFDISSITSLPRVDIIYGYAGLDEKAVEASIHSGAKGIIIAGVGNGNISTSAQEVLIQASKMGIKVVRAGRMIYGPVTQWGEVDDEKYGFITSWWHTPQAARIILMLALQNGFTEVQSIQKLMLQY from the coding sequence ATGAAAGCCAAAACAATCATACTCTATCTCCTTTTAGGAGCAAGCCTTCTATTTGGAAAACCCACAATCTACATTCTTGCTACAGGAGGGACGATTGCTGGAGCAGGAACAGGCAAAGATGCAACTACCTCAAGCTATGATTCTGGAAAAGTGCTAATTCAAACCATATTACAAGCCCTCCCTGCCGATGAGATCAGTCAATATGCCAATCTCAAGAGCGAACAAATTCTCCAAAAGGGAAGTCAAGATATCACTCCATCTGATTGGATCACAATCGCAAAGCGTGTCAATGATCTCCTTCAGCAAAAAGACATCGATGGGATTGTCATCACGCACGGGACAGACACTATTGAAGAAACTGCGATGTTTTTGCAACTTGTCATCAAAAGCAACAAGCCTGTTGTCTTAGTTGGAGCAATGCGACCATCCACTGCAATCAGTGCAGATGGACCTAAGAATCTTTTTGATGGGATCGTTTTGGCAAGCTCTCAAGAATCTAGAGGAAAAGGGGTTATGGTGACAGCCAATGGAAATATCTTCAGCGCTTCAGACATAACCAAATCCAATCCCGTGCATCTAGATACATTTAAACCCGCAAATATTGGAATCTTGGGCTATATGTGGAATAATCAACCCTATTTTTTAAGAACATCTAATCAACTCCACACACTCAATAGCCAATTTGACATCTCCTCCATTACTTCTCTCCCGCGCGTTGATATTATTTATGGTTATGCGGGACTAGATGAAAAGGCAGTGGAGGCGAGCATTCATTCTGGAGCAAAAGGGATCATCATCGCTGGTGTAGGAAATGGAAACATCAGCACAAGTGCGCAAGAAGTCCTCATTCAAGCAAGCAAAATGGGAATCAAAGTCGTTCGAGCGGGCAGGATGATCTATGGTCCTGTGACACAATGGGGAGAAGTGGATGATGAAAAATATGGCTTTATTACCTCATGGTGGCACACTCCACAAGCTGCAAGAATTATTTTAATGCTTGCGCTACAAAATGGCTTTACAGAGGTCCAAAGCATTCAAAAACTTATGCTCCAATATTAG